The genomic stretch GATCTTTGGCTTGCATTGCATCCTTACACTCCAATGAAGCCCCAGTACTATGACGCCATCTTGAATGGAGTCGAAATATTTAAGTTAAGTGATAAAACTGGTAATCTTGCTGGTGTCAATCCACTACCTCTTCCACAGACACCAGATGAGTTGTTGGATAACCAGTCCTCTGGAGGTAAAGATAACAAAGGTATTATCGGAGGGGCGGTTGGTGGAGGAATTGGTGCACTTCTTGTTCTCGGTCTGATTGTCTGTGTGGTTGTCCAACGTCGTAGGCAGAAGAAGGATTCCAGCACTAGTGATGGCTGGCTTCCACTGTCCCTGTATGGAAATTCTCATTCTTCGGGTTCTGCCAAGACAAACACCACAGGCAGTTATGCCTCGTCCCTGCCATCGAATCTTTGCCGCCACTTTTCAGTTGCTGAGATCAAGTCTGCTACTAACGACTTTGACGAGGCTCTTCTTCTTGGAGTTGGAGGGTTTGGAAAGGTTTATCGGGGTGAGATTGATAGTGGCACGAAGGTGGCAATTAAGCGTGGAAACCCGCTCTCTGAGCAAGGTATTCATGAATTCCAAACTGAGATCGAAATGCTCTCAAAGCTTCGCCACCGCCACCTGGTTTCACTCATTGGGTATTGTGAAGAGAACTGTGAAATGATCCTTGTATACGATTACATGGATTATGGAACTCTCCGCGAGCATCTATACAAGACTCAGAAGCCCCCCTTGCCGTGGAAACAGAGGCTCGAGATTTGCATAGGTGCTGCTCGTGGCTTGCACTACTTGCACACTGGCGCGAAGCATACAATCATTCACCGTGATGTCAAGACAACCAACATCCTCTTGGATGAGAAGTGGGTGGCTAAGGTGTCCGACTTCGGTCTGTCAAAAACTTGCCCATCGCTGGACCATACTCATGTCAGTACCGTGGTCAAGGGAAGCTTCGGCTATCTGGATCCCGAGTACTTCAGGCGCCAACAACTGACCGAAAAATCTGATGTTTACTCTTATGGAGTCGTTCTGTTTGAGATCGTATGTGCTCGGCCAGCTCTAAACCCTGCACTCCCGAAAGAACAAGTCAGCTTGGCCGAGTGGGCTCAGCATTGCTACAAGAAAGGCATCCTCGACCAGATAACGGATCCCTACCTAAAGGGAAAGATAGCTCCAGAATGCTTCAAGAAATTTACAGAGACAGCAGTCAAGTGTGTGTCGGACATTGGAACAGACCGCCCTTCCATGGGGGATGTCCTGTGGAACCTTGAATTTgcgctgcagctgcaggagagTGCGGAGGAAAGCGGGAAGGGTCTTGGCAAGATAGATGTTGAGTCATACGACGTGAAGGACCCTGATTCATCCTCGGGTTTCGATGGAAACATCACCGATTCGAAGAGCAGTGGATTGTCGATGAGCATTGGTGGCCGAAGCCTCGCGAGTGAAGACTCGGATGGCCTAACTCCGAGTGCTGTATTTTCTCAGATAATGAATCCGAAAGGGAGGTGATATGAGCAATGAATTGGTTAATTTTTTTGgcttgtattattatttttttttacaaaaaagttgaatatttatttatatatagtgTCTGTTTGAGCCCAAATACCGAAAGATTGTGTAAACCGTGACTTGTTCCTTTGTATATTTGGCTAAGATAAAGATTGAAATTTTGAGACTCGTTTCCCTGTCTTTTTCACAATAATATTATGGTTTTGACAATTAACAGATGAAGAAAACACATTGCTTTAAACCAATTACAAATAGGGGCATTTACAATTGTGTAGCCAAAGCATAAGCATACATCTAGACTTTTTAGATGGAATAAATATTAGACATTTTAGGAAAAAATACACTCTTTACTCATATCTTATAATAGCATATCCCACACATACATACTCGAAACATTAGCACTCTTGGATTTACAATTTTATACGTCCTTaatcacaagaaaaagaagagaagatCTGCCAATTCCTTGAGCTCGATGGCAGGATACGAGCCAAAGTAACTACGTTTGACATGGTGGGGCGACTGAATCTAGTACGGCAATCAACTTCTTCTCTAGTTCTGGCTTATTAGCACCCACAAGTTTGTCGATTTGTTGACCGTCTTTAAGGAAGAAGAAGGTCGGAGTTGCCTTTATATCCCATGATGTGCTAAATTCCTGAAGCAAGCAACAACAAAAAACTCATGTATCAGAGCTATAGTATGACTTGTCCTTTTGGTCATGTAGGAGCATAAACTTACCGTAAGTTCATCTACATCGACTGTGAGGCACATTATCGAAGGGTGTTTCTCTGACAGCTCGACGTAGAAAGGTGCAATTACTCTACAAGGGCCACACCACGCAGCACTAAAATTGGCTACTACCTGTCGTACGATTAAACCATGTTAGGAATGAAAAACACCGAAAATGCTCCAACCTTTCCAACACAACAGATAGAACTTGATTCTTGAAGTGAATAATGGTTAAACCATATATACTAAAACTAATCACTTTTGCAGGACTCTGTTTTTCCACATTAGAAAGCAGAGGTTGAAGGGAAGGACATTAGAGTCATCCCCATGTACAAATATTTATCCACAGAGGAGTTACACAAGGGATTAAAATATGACAAAGAAAGTACTCCTAcaaactttctatatttggagataaatctctctctctctcttctctatTCATCAAAATATACAACTACCTTTTTATTTCTACTTACTCCACCTAACAACTCACTCCTAAAATCCcatgccactcaagaatgtggacatcttgagtgggacggagggagtagctaCTTCACTGATCACTCCCTTACAAAACACCATTAGCTAACTGTATCTCCTCCTTTCTCTAACCCAAACATGCCGCTATGAGGAAGGTAAGGTGGGAGTTGAATACAACAAAAAGATCAAGCCAAAAAAAGATCATGCCGCAATCAATGATAAGATCAagccaaaaaaagaaagaaaaaatt from Salvia splendens isolate huo1 chromosome 4, SspV2, whole genome shotgun sequence encodes the following:
- the LOC121799290 gene encoding receptor-like protein kinase FERONIA, coding for MKKSNKVVLWWALCFVIDVVSAADYSPTDKIFLNCGGPPDSSDTDGRKWTSDIGSKFALSSTKSSTAPASVQKPSVPEVPYMTARIFQSEFTYSFPVGSGRKFLRLHFYPASYNGLNASDAVFSVTSGEFTLMRNFSAALTTEALNYDYLMKEFSVNVPDQVLNVTFTPSPNASNSYAFVNGIEVVSHPDIYTTEGTEPVVVVGQSTGFIIDNSTALENVYRLNVGGNDISSSGDTGLFRSWRDDSVYIFGAANGVTEVPDNTTIAYPSGKPTYIAPLDVYSTLRSMGPNASINQNYNLTWLFDIDSGFSYLIRLHFCEVTDAITKQNQRVFSIYLNNQTAEEQADVIAWAGGNGIPVYKDYVVFVPNGPPRQDLWLALHPYTPMKPQYYDAILNGVEIFKLSDKTGNLAGVNPLPLPQTPDELLDNQSSGGKDNKGIIGGAVGGGIGALLVLGLIVCVVVQRRRQKKDSSTSDGWLPLSLYGNSHSSGSAKTNTTGSYASSLPSNLCRHFSVAEIKSATNDFDEALLLGVGGFGKVYRGEIDSGTKVAIKRGNPLSEQGIHEFQTEIEMLSKLRHRHLVSLIGYCEENCEMILVYDYMDYGTLREHLYKTQKPPLPWKQRLEICIGAARGLHYLHTGAKHTIIHRDVKTTNILLDEKWVAKVSDFGLSKTCPSLDHTHVSTVVKGSFGYLDPEYFRRQQLTEKSDVYSYGVVLFEIVCARPALNPALPKEQVSLAEWAQHCYKKGILDQITDPYLKGKIAPECFKKFTETAVKCVSDIGTDRPSMGDVLWNLEFALQLQESAEESGKGLGKIDVESYDVKDPDSSSGFDGNITDSKSSGLSMSIGGRSLASEDSDGLTPSAVFSQIMNPKGR
- the LOC121799291 gene encoding thioredoxin H9-like produces the protein MGNCFTKEHDDVDGSDHKVDFTGGNVHLITTKEAWEQKLDEAKRDGKLVVANFSAAWCGPCRVIAPFYVELSEKHPSIMCLTVDVDELTEFSTSWDIKATPTFFFLKDGQQIDKLVGANKPELEKKLIAVLDSVAPPCQT